The Hypanus sabinus isolate sHypSab1 chromosome 5, sHypSab1.hap1, whole genome shotgun sequence genome has a segment encoding these proteins:
- the LOC132394829 gene encoding histone H1-like, producing the protein MADSEVVGTGVSAATAPAPPSPSPLDEAEVLDIAAAVKKKRRQYRHKKFGCTVAEHIMKAVASTKERRRLSVAAMKKMLSPSGYNLARSNSRVNRTVRSRPSKGSLEQTAGSEASGSAKLSNSLEETTAETPKMVLTKKSMARKSRRLKATSRKRCQRMKRLDRHRKKYGAVKRSTRWKAVRVKKVLAIRRVSRKPKEAAKSPSQSVNPTGLDVKPTPSKHNDSDMS; encoded by the coding sequence ATGGCAGATTCGGAAGTGGTGGGCACCGGCGTCTCTGCTGCGACGGCCCCGGCACCGCCATCACCGTCTCCTTTGGACGAGGCAGAGGTGCTGGACATTGCGGCGGCCGTGAAAAAGAAGCGGAGGCAGTACCGGCACAAGAAGTTCGGCTGTACGGTGGCCGAGCATATCATGAAGGCGGTGGCATCCACCAAGGAGCGCCGCCGGCTCTCAGTGGCTGCTATGAAGAAGATGCTGTCGCCCAGCGGCTATAACCTGGCCCGCAGTAACTCGCGGGTCAATCGAACTGTGCGCAGCCGGCCTAGCAAAGGATCGCTGGAGCAAACGGCGGGCTCTGAAGCCTCGGGCTCGGCCAAGCTTAGCAACAGTCTGGAGGAAACGACGGCAGAAACTCCCAAGATGGTGCTAACCAAGAAGTCGATGGCTAGGAAGTCCCGAAGGCTGAAGGCGACAAGCAGGAAGAGGTGCCAGCGGATGAAGAGACTGGACAGGCACCGTAAGAAGTACGGCGCCGTGAAAAGGTCGACCCGCTGGAAAGCCGTCCGGGTGAAGAAGGTGCTGGCGATCCGCCGGGTCTCGAGAAAGCCGAAGGAGGCTGCGAAGAGCCCATCGCAGAGTGTGAACCCGACAGGTTTGGATGTGAAACCGACTCCATCCAAACACAATGACTCAGACATGAGCTGA